In a genomic window of Aeromonas veronii:
- a CDS encoding AraC family transcriptional regulator — protein MPFASECLEIAPACEEQMLGREGLPLLGEAGIFLSGLSKIRDHYLIRRNRPEFHILMVSHDEGGALLTDEGEQAIPAGSLIFLPAAVPGGLKLIGESWQISWILLDDVPRWQHLHRLGHRIWQGDGGDQLYHLLSLMQGEGVRSPLQPQLLSLLLALLERTLQGEVRGTPELRLQALFRRVEARLDEPWSVALLAEQMACSVPHLHRLCQQAFGMGPMARVTELRMNKARQLLLYTNWPLGELAARVGYSDGANFANRFRRLTGQTPGAFRRLGRKPFATDMQTL, from the coding sequence ATGCCATTTGCCAGCGAGTGTCTGGAGATAGCACCAGCCTGTGAAGAGCAAATGCTGGGACGTGAAGGGCTGCCCCTGCTCGGCGAGGCGGGGATCTTCCTTAGCGGGCTTTCGAAGATCCGCGATCACTACCTTATTCGCCGCAATCGCCCCGAGTTTCACATTCTGATGGTGAGTCACGATGAGGGGGGGGCGCTGCTCACCGACGAGGGGGAGCAAGCCATTCCGGCCGGGTCGCTGATTTTCCTGCCCGCCGCCGTGCCCGGCGGTCTCAAGCTGATTGGCGAAAGCTGGCAGATCAGTTGGATTTTGCTCGATGACGTGCCGCGCTGGCAGCATCTGCACCGCCTCGGTCACCGTATCTGGCAAGGGGATGGCGGCGATCAGCTCTACCACCTGCTCAGCCTGATGCAGGGGGAAGGGGTTCGTTCCCCGCTGCAACCCCAACTGCTCAGCCTGTTGCTGGCGCTGCTGGAACGCACTCTGCAAGGGGAGGTGCGCGGCACCCCTGAACTCAGATTGCAGGCATTGTTTCGCCGGGTGGAGGCGCGCCTGGACGAACCCTGGAGTGTCGCCCTGCTGGCCGAACAGATGGCCTGCTCCGTGCCCCATCTGCACCGGCTCTGTCAGCAAGCCTTCGGCATGGGGCCGATGGCGAGGGTGACCGAGCTCAGAATGAACAAGGCGCGTCAACTGCTGCTCTATACCAACTGGCCACTTGGCGAGCTGGCGGCCCGGGTCGGTTACAGCGATGGGGCCAACTTTGCCAACCGCTTTCGTCGTCTGACTGGTCAGACCCCGGGGGCATTTCGTCGCCTGGGTCGCAAACCTTTTGCAACGGATATGCAAACTCTTTGA
- a CDS encoding MATE family efflux transporter: MNYWQAILKQTTDREFMTRLWRLALPVSLQSMMFSLLGLIDIMMVSQLGTTAVAAVGLGNRVFFFNLLVIAGLAGGVSVLAAQYFGRGEMAGVRRSLALAIVGALLVTLPFAFIYVLSPGSVLGFASQDPALRALADQFLMITGATILCTAIVVPLESALRSVGNAAAPTRIGIIAIIANVILNYALIFGHFGFEAMGVAGSAWGTTLSRLLQTALLLLYVRRYEAQLIPRKNDWLAAFKRKEVVRFTLIALPLLFHDGLWAFGMLIYGFLYAHLGTDSLAIMTTLGTLESILISLFFGLAVACSTLLGHRLGAEEYEVAWQHSQLFLLLAPIGALLVGIAVWLLQANLLQWVGNLPPELMTEAGQVLGIMCLGMLLKVFNMVGIIGVLRSGGDVNYSIFIDIVGMWCIGIPLAWVAVTLLGWPLSWVVAVVLLEELSKVLLVQRRIRQRRWLKNLVIG, encoded by the coding sequence ATGAATTATTGGCAAGCGATTTTAAAACAAACCACCGATCGCGAGTTCATGACCCGACTGTGGCGACTGGCCCTGCCTGTCTCGCTGCAGTCCATGATGTTCTCCCTGCTCGGCCTCATCGATATCATGATGGTGAGCCAGCTTGGCACCACGGCAGTGGCGGCGGTCGGCTTGGGTAACCGGGTCTTCTTTTTCAATCTGCTGGTGATAGCGGGCCTCGCGGGCGGGGTCTCGGTATTGGCAGCACAATACTTCGGGCGCGGCGAGATGGCCGGGGTGCGCCGCTCCCTGGCACTGGCAATAGTGGGCGCCCTGCTGGTCACCCTGCCCTTTGCCTTCATCTATGTGTTATCGCCGGGTAGCGTGCTGGGCTTTGCCAGTCAGGATCCGGCACTGCGCGCCCTCGCCGATCAGTTTTTGATGATCACCGGCGCCACCATCCTCTGTACCGCTATCGTGGTACCGCTGGAGTCAGCCCTGCGCTCGGTCGGCAATGCCGCCGCGCCAACCCGCATCGGCATTATCGCCATCATCGCCAACGTCATCCTCAACTACGCCCTCATCTTCGGTCACTTTGGCTTCGAGGCGATGGGGGTAGCCGGCTCGGCTTGGGGCACCACCCTTTCACGGCTGCTGCAGACAGCCCTGCTGCTGCTCTACGTGAGACGCTACGAGGCGCAACTGATCCCGCGAAAAAATGACTGGCTGGCCGCCTTCAAACGCAAGGAGGTGGTGCGCTTTACCCTGATCGCCCTGCCACTGCTGTTCCATGACGGACTCTGGGCCTTCGGCATGCTGATTTACGGCTTTCTCTACGCCCATCTGGGCACCGATTCGCTGGCCATCATGACCACCCTCGGCACCCTTGAGAGCATCCTTATCTCCCTCTTCTTCGGGCTGGCAGTGGCCTGCTCGACCCTGCTCGGTCACCGGCTCGGGGCCGAGGAGTACGAGGTCGCCTGGCAGCACTCCCAGCTGTTCCTGCTGCTGGCACCGATTGGTGCACTGCTGGTGGGGATTGCGGTCTGGCTGCTGCAAGCCAACCTGCTGCAATGGGTCGGCAACCTGCCGCCCGAACTGATGACAGAAGCGGGACAGGTGCTCGGCATCATGTGTCTGGGGATGCTGCTCAAGGTGTTCAACATGGTGGGGATCATCGGGGTGCTACGCTCTGGCGGCGATGTGAACTACAGCATCTTCATCGATATCGTCGGCATGTGGTGCATCGGCATCCCGCTCGCCTGGGTGGCGGTCACGCTGCTCGGCTGGCCCCTCTCCTGGGTGGTGGCGGTGGTGTTGCTGGAGGAGCTCAGCAAGGTGCTGCTGGTGCAGCGCCGCATTCGCCAGCGCCGCTGGTTGAAAAATCTGGTGATCGGGTAA
- the trpA gene encoding tryptophan synthase subunit alpha produces MNRYAQLFSRLDAANQGAFVPFVMLGDPTPELSLAIVDALVEGGADALELGIPFSDPVADGPTIQGAALRAFASHTTPDDCFELLGRIRAKYPQLPIGLLVYANLVYVRKIDGFYEKCQQAGVDSVLVADVPVQMCAPYKAAADKFGIDSIFIAPPNGDAETLKQVAELGNGYTYLVSRAGVTGAETKAGMPVDGLINTLREFNAPPALLGFGISEPAQVREAIAAGAAGAISGSAVVKIIETHHQNPAHMLTRLKEFVEGMKAATHR; encoded by the coding sequence ATGAACCGTTACGCACAACTCTTCTCCCGTCTGGACGCGGCCAATCAGGGCGCCTTTGTGCCGTTCGTGATGCTGGGCGACCCCACCCCCGAATTGTCGCTGGCCATCGTCGATGCGCTGGTCGAAGGGGGCGCCGATGCCCTTGAGCTCGGCATTCCATTCTCCGATCCGGTAGCGGACGGCCCCACCATTCAAGGCGCCGCCCTGCGGGCCTTTGCCAGCCACACCACCCCGGACGACTGCTTCGAGCTGCTCGGCCGTATCCGTGCCAAGTACCCGCAGCTGCCCATTGGCCTGCTGGTCTACGCCAACCTGGTCTATGTGCGCAAAATTGACGGCTTCTACGAGAAGTGCCAGCAGGCAGGCGTGGATTCGGTGCTGGTGGCCGACGTGCCGGTGCAGATGTGCGCCCCCTACAAGGCGGCCGCCGACAAGTTCGGCATCGACAGCATCTTTATCGCCCCGCCCAATGGCGACGCCGAGACCCTGAAACAGGTGGCGGAGCTCGGCAATGGCTACACCTATCTGGTAAGCCGCGCTGGCGTGACCGGTGCCGAGACCAAGGCCGGCATGCCGGTGGATGGCCTGATCAATACCTTGCGCGAGTTCAACGCGCCCCCCGCCCTGCTCGGCTTTGGCATCAGTGAACCGGCTCAGGTGCGTGAAGCGATTGCCGCTGGCGCAGCCGGTGCCATCTCCGGTTCCGCCGTGGTGAAGATCATCGAGACTCACCACCAGAACCCGGCGCATATGCTCACTCGCCTGAAAGAGTTTGTGGAAGGGATGAAGGCCGCGACCCATCGATAA
- the trpB gene encoding tryptophan synthase subunit beta, which translates to MTLLNPFFGEFGGMYVPQILIPALLQLEKAFVDAKDDPAFIAEFQTLLTEYAGRPTPLTLTRNLTKGTKTRLYLKREDLLHGGAHKTNQVLGQALLAKRMGKNEIIAETGAGQHGVATALACALLGLKCRVYMGAKDCERQKPNVFRMKLMGATVIPVHSGSSTLKDACNEALRDWAANYESAHYLLGTAAGPHPFPTIVREFQKMIGEEAKAQCFEKEERLPDAVIACVGGGSNAIGMFADFIDEPSVRLIGVEPGGHGIESGEHGAPLGHGSKGVFFGMHSYLMQDNQGQIQESYSVSAGLDFPSVGPQHAHLAAIGRAEYVSITDKEALDAFQELAKSEGIIPALESSHALAHALKMARSEPEKEQVLIVNLSGRGDKDIFTVADIFEKEGTLS; encoded by the coding sequence ATGACCCTGCTCAACCCGTTTTTTGGTGAATTTGGCGGCATGTACGTGCCCCAGATCCTCATCCCCGCCCTGCTCCAGCTGGAGAAGGCCTTCGTCGACGCCAAGGATGATCCCGCCTTTATCGCCGAGTTTCAGACCCTGCTGACCGAGTATGCCGGTCGCCCGACCCCGCTCACCCTGACTCGCAATCTGACCAAGGGCACCAAGACCCGCCTCTATCTGAAGCGTGAAGATCTGCTGCACGGCGGCGCCCACAAGACCAACCAGGTGCTGGGTCAGGCGCTGCTGGCCAAGCGGATGGGCAAGAACGAGATCATCGCCGAGACCGGTGCCGGTCAGCATGGCGTTGCCACTGCGCTGGCCTGCGCCCTGCTCGGCCTCAAGTGCCGGGTCTATATGGGCGCCAAGGATTGCGAACGCCAGAAACCCAACGTCTTTCGCATGAAGCTGATGGGCGCCACCGTCATTCCGGTGCACTCCGGCTCCAGCACCCTGAAAGATGCCTGCAACGAGGCGCTGCGCGACTGGGCTGCCAACTACGAGTCGGCCCACTACCTGCTCGGCACCGCCGCCGGCCCGCACCCCTTCCCCACTATCGTGCGGGAGTTCCAGAAGATGATCGGCGAAGAGGCCAAGGCCCAGTGCTTCGAGAAGGAAGAACGGCTGCCCGATGCGGTGATCGCCTGCGTCGGCGGCGGGTCGAACGCCATCGGCATGTTTGCCGACTTCATTGATGAGCCGTCGGTGCGCCTTATCGGCGTCGAGCCGGGTGGTCACGGCATCGAGAGCGGCGAGCACGGTGCGCCGCTCGGTCACGGCAGCAAGGGGGTCTTCTTTGGCATGCACTCCTATCTGATGCAGGACAATCAGGGGCAAATTCAGGAGTCCTACTCCGTCTCGGCGGGGCTCGACTTCCCCTCCGTCGGCCCGCAGCACGCCCATCTGGCCGCCATCGGCCGTGCCGAGTATGTCTCCATCACCGACAAGGAGGCGCTGGATGCCTTCCAGGAGCTGGCCAAATCCGAAGGCATTATCCCGGCGCTGGAGTCCTCCCACGCGCTGGCCCACGCCCTCAAGATGGCCCGCAGTGAACCGGAAAAAGAGCAGGTGCTCATCGTCAACCTCTCCGGCCGTGGCGACAAAGATATCTTCACCGTGGCAGACATTTTTGAAAAAGAAGGAACCTTGTCATGA
- the trpCF gene encoding bifunctional indole-3-glycerol-phosphate synthase TrpC/phosphoribosylanthranilate isomerase TrpF — MSATMSHSSHSERPQGTHAELPSGSSQFRKDNEMSDLIAPHAFLNMASISQTILGKIVAAKQEWVAARKLAQPLERFQSALTPSDRDFVGALKAGSTRFILECKKASPSKGLIRDDFSPEAIADIYGKYATAISVLTDEKFFQGDFAFLPRVRGRVSQPVLCKDFMIDPYQVYLARHYQADAILLMLSVLTDEGYRALFAVAKELGLGVLTEVSNEEELTRAIALGAPVIGINNRDLRDLSVDLARTKQLAKDIPSDRVVISESGINHRAQVADLRHHAKGFLVGSSLMAEPDLEAAVRKLVLGQNKVCGLTRAEDAAAAHQAGAVFGGLIFVAKSPRYVDIPAARAVMTGAPLSYVGVFRNAQPATIAKTVEALGLAAVQLHGDEDAAYIEELRPLLPAGCQIWKAIGISLGKESGEPLPALDYPADRLLLDTKVGSQSGGTGQAFDWALLATLDKSKLMLAGGLNPDNALQAAQVGCLGLDFNSGVESAPGQKDAHKLAAAFAALRTL; from the coding sequence ATGTCAGCCACTATGTCGCACAGCAGTCATTCAGAACGCCCGCAGGGCACTCATGCAGAACTCCCGAGCGGCAGTTCGCAGTTTCGCAAGGATAACGAGATGTCAGACCTTATCGCCCCCCATGCTTTTCTGAACATGGCCTCCATCAGCCAGACCATCCTCGGCAAGATCGTGGCGGCCAAGCAGGAGTGGGTTGCCGCCCGCAAGCTGGCCCAGCCGCTGGAGCGCTTCCAGAGCGCGCTGACCCCAAGCGATCGGGATTTCGTCGGGGCGCTCAAGGCAGGCTCTACCCGCTTTATTCTGGAGTGCAAGAAGGCCTCTCCCTCCAAGGGCTTGATCCGCGATGACTTCAGCCCGGAGGCGATCGCCGATATCTATGGCAAATACGCCACCGCCATCTCGGTGCTGACCGACGAGAAGTTCTTTCAGGGGGATTTTGCCTTTTTGCCACGGGTGCGAGGTCGCGTATCGCAGCCGGTGCTCTGCAAAGATTTCATGATTGACCCCTATCAGGTCTATCTGGCCCGCCACTATCAGGCGGACGCCATCCTGCTGATGCTCTCGGTGCTCACCGACGAGGGCTATCGCGCCCTGTTCGCGGTGGCCAAAGAGCTGGGCCTTGGCGTGCTCACCGAGGTGAGTAACGAGGAGGAGCTGACCCGCGCCATCGCCCTTGGTGCACCGGTCATTGGCATCAACAACCGGGATCTGCGCGACTTGAGCGTCGATCTCGCTCGCACCAAACAGTTGGCTAAAGATATCCCGAGCGATCGGGTGGTGATCAGCGAGTCCGGCATCAACCACCGCGCCCAGGTGGCGGATCTGCGCCACCATGCCAAGGGCTTCTTGGTGGGCTCGTCCCTGATGGCCGAGCCGGATCTGGAGGCGGCAGTGCGCAAGCTGGTACTGGGCCAGAACAAGGTGTGCGGCCTGACCCGCGCCGAGGATGCCGCCGCCGCCCATCAGGCGGGCGCGGTATTTGGCGGTCTTATCTTTGTGGCCAAAAGCCCGCGCTATGTGGACATCCCCGCCGCCCGCGCCGTGATGACTGGCGCGCCGCTCTCTTACGTTGGGGTATTTCGCAATGCCCAGCCCGCCACTATCGCCAAGACGGTGGAGGCGCTGGGGCTCGCCGCGGTGCAGCTGCATGGGGATGAAGATGCCGCCTATATCGAGGAACTGCGTCCGCTGCTGCCCGCTGGCTGCCAGATCTGGAAAGCAATTGGCATCTCTCTTGGCAAGGAAAGCGGCGAGCCGCTGCCCGCCCTCGACTATCCGGCGGATCGCCTGCTGCTCGATACCAAAGTAGGCAGCCAGAGCGGCGGCACCGGTCAGGCGTTCGACTGGGCCCTGCTGGCCACGCTCGACAAGAGCAAACTGATGCTGGCGGGGGGCCTTAACCCCGACAACGCCCTGCAGGCGGCCCAGGTCGGCTGCCTCGGCCTTGATTTCAACTCCGGGGTAGAGAGTGCCCCAGGCCAGAAGGATGCGCACAAGCTGGCGGCCGCGTTTGCCGCCCTGCGCACTCTGTAA
- the trpD gene encoding anthranilate phosphoribosyltransferase: MHHHLNTLYQGQSLSRESTRDAFGQVVRGEVDPIVLASLLTALKIKGETPEEIAGAAEALLAEARDFPRPDYAFCDIVGTGGDGLNTINVSTTSALVAAACGLKVAKHGNRSVSSKSGSSDLLDKMGIKLDMSPAQARRCLDELGICFLFAPQYHAGVRHAMPVRQALKTRTLFNVLGPLINPARPTYQLMGVYAPELVRPIAETLLALGLKTGMVVHGAGLDEIAIHGPTQVAQIRDGEIREFLLTPADFGLETYPVSAIQGGEPEENRAITAAILEGRGTPAHNAAIAANVAPLLLMAGKATDLKSAAAEVLAVLASGKAADLAAQLATLSHQDAGHQEA; the protein is encoded by the coding sequence ATGCATCATCATCTCAACACCCTCTATCAGGGTCAGTCTCTGAGCCGTGAAAGTACCCGCGACGCCTTCGGCCAGGTAGTACGTGGCGAAGTGGACCCCATAGTGCTGGCAAGCCTGCTCACCGCCCTCAAGATCAAGGGGGAGACGCCGGAGGAGATCGCCGGCGCCGCCGAGGCCCTCTTGGCAGAAGCGCGCGACTTCCCGCGTCCGGACTATGCCTTCTGCGACATCGTCGGCACCGGTGGCGATGGCCTCAACACCATCAACGTCTCCACCACTTCGGCGCTGGTCGCCGCCGCCTGCGGCCTGAAAGTGGCCAAGCACGGCAACCGCTCGGTCTCGAGCAAGTCTGGTTCGAGCGATCTGCTCGACAAAATGGGCATCAAGCTCGACATGAGCCCGGCGCAGGCGCGCCGCTGCCTGGATGAGCTCGGCATCTGCTTCCTGTTCGCCCCCCAGTATCACGCCGGGGTGCGCCACGCCATGCCGGTACGTCAGGCCCTCAAGACCCGCACCCTGTTCAACGTGCTGGGGCCGCTTATCAACCCCGCTCGCCCCACCTATCAGCTGATGGGGGTCTATGCCCCCGAGCTGGTGCGCCCCATCGCCGAAACCCTGCTGGCTCTGGGACTGAAAACCGGTATGGTGGTGCACGGCGCCGGGCTGGATGAAATTGCCATTCACGGCCCGACCCAGGTGGCCCAGATCCGTGACGGCGAAATCCGCGAGTTTCTGCTCACCCCGGCTGACTTTGGCCTGGAGACCTATCCGGTCAGCGCCATTCAGGGTGGCGAGCCCGAAGAGAACCGCGCCATCACCGCCGCCATTCTGGAGGGGCGTGGCACTCCGGCTCACAACGCCGCCATCGCCGCCAATGTGGCGCCGCTGCTGCTGATGGCGGGCAAGGCGACCGATCTCAAGAGCGCGGCGGCCGAGGTGCTGGCGGTGCTGGCGAGCGGCAAGGCAGCGGATCTGGCCGCTCAGCTGGCTACTTTGAGCCATCAGGATGCGGGCCATCAGGAGGCATGA
- a CDS encoding NAD-dependent malic enzyme: MFEDNNQKRPLYIPYAGPALLETPLLNKGSAFTSEERSNFNLEGLLPQNIETIEEQAERAYRQFMAFGNDMDKHIYLRNIQDTNETLFYRLLHNHLTEMLPVIYTPTVGKACEEFSNIYRRARGLFISYPDKDRIDDMLQNATKQNVKVIVVTDGERILGLGDQGIGGMGIPIGKLSLYTACGGISPAYCLPVVLDVGTNNQQLLNDPFYMGWRNPRISGEEYAEFVDAFIQAVKRRWPDILLQFEDFAQNNAMPLLNRYKNELCCFNDDIQGTAAVTLGSLIAACKASGAKLSEKRVAFLGAGSAGCGIAEQIVAQMKAEGLTDAEARGRVFMVDRFGLITDKIPNQLDFQRRLSQPVERIKDWPVGDNISLLEVMEHGRPDILIGVSGQPGLFTEEVVKTMHKHCARPIIFPLSNPTSRVEATPADLIRWTDGQALVATGSPFAPVEHKGKRYVIAQCNNSFIFPGIGLGVIASGATRVTDAMLMSASRALAECSPLVKGEEGSLLPDLADIHQVSRYIAKMVAKTAMLQGKAVQTPDEVIDQAIEANFWHPEYRRYRRTSF, translated from the coding sequence ATGTTTGAAGATAATAACCAGAAACGTCCCCTCTACATTCCCTACGCCGGTCCTGCCCTGCTGGAGACCCCCTTGCTTAACAAGGGCAGCGCCTTCACCAGCGAAGAGCGCAGCAACTTCAACCTCGAAGGCTTGCTGCCCCAGAATATCGAGACCATCGAAGAGCAGGCCGAGCGCGCCTATCGCCAGTTTATGGCGTTTGGCAACGACATGGACAAGCACATCTATCTGCGCAACATCCAGGATACCAACGAGACGCTGTTCTACCGTCTGCTGCACAACCACCTGACCGAGATGCTGCCGGTCATCTATACCCCGACTGTGGGCAAGGCGTGTGAAGAGTTCTCCAACATCTATCGCCGTGCCCGTGGCCTGTTTATCTCCTATCCGGACAAGGACAGGATCGATGACATGTTGCAAAACGCCACCAAGCAGAACGTCAAGGTGATCGTGGTCACCGACGGCGAGCGGATCCTGGGTCTGGGTGACCAGGGGATCGGCGGCATGGGTATTCCCATCGGCAAGCTCTCCCTCTACACCGCCTGTGGCGGCATCTCGCCCGCCTACTGCCTGCCGGTGGTGCTGGATGTCGGCACCAACAACCAGCAACTGCTGAACGACCCCTTCTATATGGGCTGGCGCAATCCGCGTATCTCCGGCGAAGAGTATGCGGAGTTTGTTGATGCCTTCATTCAGGCGGTCAAGCGCCGCTGGCCAGACATCCTGCTGCAGTTCGAGGACTTCGCCCAGAACAACGCCATGCCGCTGCTCAACCGCTACAAGAATGAGCTCTGCTGCTTCAACGACGATATTCAGGGTACCGCTGCCGTGACGCTGGGTAGCCTGATTGCCGCCTGCAAGGCCTCTGGCGCCAAGCTCTCCGAGAAGCGGGTCGCCTTCCTCGGCGCGGGCAGTGCCGGTTGCGGCATTGCCGAGCAGATCGTGGCGCAGATGAAGGCCGAAGGGCTGACGGATGCCGAGGCTCGTGGCCGGGTCTTTATGGTGGACCGTTTTGGTCTTATCACCGACAAGATCCCCAACCAGCTCGACTTCCAGCGCCGCCTCTCCCAGCCGGTGGAGCGGATCAAAGACTGGCCGGTGGGGGACAACATCTCTCTGCTGGAGGTGATGGAGCACGGTCGGCCGGACATCCTGATCGGGGTTTCCGGTCAGCCGGGTCTGTTCACCGAAGAGGTGGTCAAGACCATGCACAAGCACTGTGCCCGTCCCATCATCTTCCCGCTCTCCAACCCCACCTCCCGGGTCGAGGCGACGCCGGCAGACCTTATCCGCTGGACCGACGGTCAGGCGCTGGTGGCAACCGGCAGTCCGTTTGCGCCGGTGGAGCACAAGGGCAAACGCTACGTCATCGCCCAGTGCAACAACTCCTTCATCTTCCCGGGGATTGGCCTTGGCGTCATCGCCTCTGGCGCCACCCGGGTGACCGATGCCATGTTGATGTCGGCCAGCCGCGCACTGGCGGAGTGTTCACCGCTGGTGAAAGGGGAGGAGGGCTCGCTGCTGCCGGATCTGGCAGATATCCATCAGGTCTCCCGCTACATCGCCAAGATGGTGGCCAAGACCGCCATGCTGCAGGGCAAGGCGGTGCAGACCCCGGACGAGGTGATCGATCAGGCCATTGAAGCGAACTTCTGGCATCCGGAATATCGCCGCTACCGCCGCACCTCGTTCTGA
- a CDS encoding OmpA family protein gives MNITVKPVWIALALASTGAQAVPVHDWYAGVGGGWAIAHDLNDFSQDVSKDATALSLFGGYNFTENLGAEIGYLSTGDWDISGHDFSSKGATLSVIGRLPLSEMFSLFAEGGGYLYHVESVNGGDDNLAPLAGLGLTARLHDWVDLQARYRYIVRVGDDPDNSKANSGTQRWVSDISTATLELVIHPNRSKPVEPAPAPMVAPLPPPAPEPVDQTFNLSSDVLFAFGKAELKPEGMQALESLYQQIADVKPKDGSAVVMGYTDRIGSDANNQTLSEARAKTVANFLIGKGLPADKVSIQGNGESSPVTGTQCDAIKAKAALIDCLGPDRRVEVRVTGVQGASE, from the coding sequence ATGAACATAACAGTAAAACCTGTATGGATTGCATTGGCATTGGCGAGCACAGGCGCACAAGCGGTACCGGTTCACGACTGGTATGCCGGGGTCGGGGGGGGTTGGGCCATTGCGCACGATCTGAATGATTTCAGTCAGGATGTCAGCAAGGATGCGACTGCGCTCTCCCTGTTTGGCGGCTACAACTTCACGGAAAATCTGGGTGCCGAGATTGGCTATCTCTCCACCGGAGACTGGGATATCAGCGGCCATGACTTCAGCAGCAAGGGGGCAACCCTCTCAGTGATTGGGCGCTTGCCGCTCAGCGAGATGTTCTCGCTCTTTGCCGAGGGCGGTGGCTATCTCTATCACGTCGAGTCTGTCAACGGCGGGGACGACAACCTGGCGCCGCTGGCGGGCTTGGGCCTGACTGCCCGGCTCCATGACTGGGTCGATCTGCAGGCACGCTATCGCTACATAGTGCGCGTTGGCGATGATCCGGATAACAGCAAAGCCAACAGTGGCACCCAGCGCTGGGTCAGCGACATCAGCACCGCCACGCTGGAGTTGGTGATCCACCCCAACCGCAGCAAACCGGTCGAGCCGGCACCAGCCCCCATGGTCGCCCCCCTGCCACCGCCTGCTCCCGAGCCGGTGGATCAGACCTTCAACCTGAGTTCGGACGTACTGTTTGCGTTCGGCAAGGCGGAGCTGAAGCCGGAGGGGATGCAGGCGCTGGAGTCGCTCTATCAGCAGATAGCCGACGTCAAACCCAAGGATGGCAGTGCGGTGGTGATGGGGTATACCGACCGTATCGGCTCGGATGCCAACAACCAGACCCTCTCGGAAGCTCGCGCCAAAACAGTCGCCAACTTCCTGATCGGCAAGGGATTGCCTGCCGACAAGGTGAGTATTCAGGGCAATGGCGAGAGCAGCCCGGTCACTGGCACCCAGTGTGATGCCATCAAGGCGAAAGCCGCGCTCATCGACTGCCTTGGGCCGGATCGCCGGGTCGAGGTGCGCGTCACCGGCGTACAGGGCGCCAGCGAGTAG
- a CDS encoding aminodeoxychorismate/anthranilate synthase component II translates to MSTGSTATNIFLLDNFDSFTYNLVDQFRSLGYPVRIYRNSLPASRIMSEIAACEGDAVLVLSPGPGAPHEAGCLIDLIKLARGQVPILGICLGHQALCEAYGGTVGAAGEIVHGKRSLIEHNGHGAFAGLPSPLPVARYHSLVATYVPEELTVIAHYQGMPMAIEQQDERVLGFQFHPESIMTSEGARLLTQALAHITRPVSSVR, encoded by the coding sequence ATGAGTACCGGATCAACAGCCACTAATATCTTCCTGCTCGATAACTTCGACTCTTTCACTTACAACCTGGTAGATCAGTTCCGCTCCCTCGGTTATCCGGTGCGGATCTACCGCAACAGCCTGCCGGCCAGCCGCATCATGAGCGAGATCGCCGCCTGCGAAGGGGACGCCGTGCTGGTGCTCTCGCCGGGCCCGGGCGCCCCCCACGAAGCGGGTTGCCTGATTGATCTGATCAAACTGGCCCGTGGTCAGGTGCCCATCCTCGGTATCTGCCTCGGTCATCAGGCCCTGTGCGAAGCCTACGGCGGCACCGTTGGCGCGGCAGGTGAAATCGTCCACGGCAAGCGTTCGCTGATTGAGCACAACGGCCACGGCGCCTTCGCCGGTCTGCCGAGCCCGCTGCCGGTGGCACGCTACCACTCGCTAGTCGCCACCTATGTACCGGAAGAGCTGACGGTGATTGCCCACTATCAGGGCATGCCCATGGCCATCGAGCAGCAGGATGAGCGGGTGCTGGGCTTCCAGTTCCACCCGGAATCCATCATGACCTCGGAAGGGGCCCGTCTGCTGACCCAGGCGCTCGCCCACATCACCCGTCCAGTTAGCAGTGTGCGGTAA